TTAATTTATATTTTGTTCTAGATACAAGTCACAACATTTCTCCATCCTTCCAAATCTCATCTTGTTGACTACTATTGGAAGTGTGGGAAACTTCAGTATCTGATTATGTGTTCGAATGGGAGCACTGGCAGTTAACGCTTGCATTAGACTGGGTCCGAGGCGAAATCATGTTCCCTCTCAGGAGGGGCATATTCTTATTTTATCCTTCTTCCTTGATATGGCCACGTCTCTTTTTCGACCAAATTGGACAACATTTAAGTAGCCTGTGGCGTTAATTTGGCAACTTACACTAGCTAGCTTGTTGCAAGTCAGAAATATTTTTCTGAAAACCTCTGGACCGCCATCCAGGGGGAAATATTTGATTGGTTTTATAAGTGGCAACAAGTCACTTGCATCCTCCTAGACCAGGAGTTCCCAAACTTTCTCACTCAGGCCCCCATTCcaaccttgtgcattctactattacaactttcaaaagTAAGTTGAAAGCCGGACTGACTTTTTGGGGGGGACCCCACAACCCCCCGCTGACCCCTACAGGGGGAGTGCCCCAGTCtgggaaccactgccctagattagtgatgcaccgatataaCATTTTTTGGCAATAGCGATATTTTCCTTTACAAAAAAGAAACACGATAtccaatattattattttttgcggccttaagcattctagtacagttaaaacacacacagacgcagtggtctaaggcactgcatctcagtgcaagaggactACAGTCCGTGGTTCGAATACAGTTTGTATCACatcaggccgtgattgggagttccatagagcagcgcacaattggcccagcatcatccgggctgttattgtaaataagaatttgttctaaactgacttgcttagttaaataaaggttacacaccacactgaccaaaaagttattttgttggcatttacacatgtccccattaccagtaaaacaatcATAACCCATTTCTTTCACTTGTTGTGCTATTTCGTTGTTCACTTGTTCAgccgtttcattctcaaccaggatttctatggaacgccgtttgggtctttgcgtgtcaaaaaatatacATCAAATAACACCACATAATCTGtttaagtagctagctaactatatagctaggcgttatttaaccttttctcaatagggggtgctgttgggactttgtaatAATTCCGTACCcaaattaacctgttgaggctatggggtgctgttgtcactatttatggaaatcgtgtaatttttgaaacggcttcctactaaattcttgatcgtacaatatgcatattattattattattggatagaaaacagtctctagtttctatagccgttgaaattgtctctgagtggaacagaactcattctacagcaatttccctgacatggagtcagatttcacacattttggcccctgatctggagtcagttaaaaggccactgttattgctatgagtatacagacacggcttacgtcttcccctggatgcctttacgtgatgacgatttgaatggtatcgattgcgcaatcacagcccctataaaacaaaaacacgtgtaggtaggaactcttttccagatgcgtcaggcgcgcggtggacaccgacctactctttttccaagcattagtgtagccagttatatttctccggtcatgtttctacttgttataggagttaaaaacatcataaggtagttaatttaaaccgttttatagcaatttatatccgtttagtgcgattttgggacctttatttctgagacactgtgaatctctgggcacggttccagttcatgccgaacgcaatgggcatttctacatggcaagaggacagctttcgaccaaaagacgattagacccaagaaaggattctttgcccaagattctgatggaagaacagctcaaagtaggaacaatttattatgataaatcgtgtttgtcgaaaaatcgcttatgacgccatcttgttagacgtagcttcgcttggcgcaaactgtattgaaaagtaaggataatttaaaaaatgtaaatcagcgattgtattaagaattaaattgtctatcaatcgctgtccaccctatattttttagtcacgtttatgagtatttatgtatacgactagatcactgtctaatatggcgcacgacattgtctgaccagctgggcaacttttgtcattgtctaaccatgattttggtggctaaatatgcacattttcgaacaaactgtatatgtatgttgtaatgtgatgttacaggagtgtcatctgaagaattctgagaaggttagtgaaaaaattaatatattttggcgatgtttacgttatcgctctctttggctagaatcaatgctctggtaacgtttgcatatgtggtatgctaatataacaatttattgtgttttcgctgtaagacacgtagaaaatctgaaatattgtctgtattcacaggatctgtgtctttcgattagtgtatgctgtgtatttttacgaaatgtttgatgattagtaattaggtaaacacgttgctctatgtatttattctagtccatttgtgacggtgggtgcaattgtaaactatgacatctacctgaaatatgcacatttttctaacaaaacctatcctataccataaatatgttatcagactgtcatctgatgagtttttttcttggttagtggctatcaatatcttagtttagccgaattggtgatagctactggtgttggtggacaaataaaagatggtgtcttatgctaatgagtttagctaatagatttatatctttacatattgtgtcttccctgtaaaacattttaaaaatcggacatgttggctggattcacacgatctgtgtctttccttagctgtattggactttaatgtgtgaaagttaaatatttaaaaaaaatttttttttttgaatttcgcggctctgcctttacagtggaatgtggggggggggggggtgtgccgctagcggcaccccagtcctagacaggttaaactgcctcgtactcaattcttgctcgtacaatatgcatattattattactattggatagaaaacactctagtctCTAAAACCGCACAagggggacatcacaatggcgtcctgcaaaagctttcgttttagcagttctatatctccggtcatgtttttattcgttataggtgttaaagacatcataaggtagttaatttaaaccgacttatagcagtttattgcggttttctgggatttctttgtgacgcgctttcacgagttggacacctctccagtgggtggctatcgttagctgctatttctacaggagaagaggacatctttcaaccaaaagacgattgttctggagaaaggacaccttgcccaagattctgatggaagctcggcaaatagtaaacaatctttatgttgttaattcgtatttatgttgacaaatgtcaaataataattccgccatgaatttcggtgcggtctcgctttagcgcacgctgtatgctgaagtaacgttaattttaaaaatgtaacagcgattgcattaagaactaatttgtctttcatttgctgtccaacttgtattttttagtcaagttttggattagttactgattagaataggtgcctctccaaagatttctcctgacattttctgggcagcttggcaacttctcattgtataaccacgatttgtgccactaaatatgcacattttcaaacaaactctatatgcattgtgtaatatgatgttataggactgtcatctgaagaattctgagaaggttagtgaaaaaattaatatattttggtggtttatacattatcgctatttttggcttgaatcaatgctgttgtgatgtttgctattgtagtaagctaatataatgctatattgtgttttcgctgtaaaacaccgagagaatctgaaatattggctggattcacaagatctgtgtctttcatttgctgtacgttgtgtatttttaagaaatgttttatgatgagtaattaagtaatacacgatggtctctgtagttattctagttgctttggtgagagttgtgatggtggctgcaatggtaaactatgatttatacctgaaatatgcaaatttttctaacaaaacatatgctatacaataaatatgttatcagactgtcatctgaggacgttgtttcttggttagtggctatttatatctttattggtcgaaattgtgatagctacctatgcagggaaaaaaatggtggacaaaaaaagttaTGTCTTTTGCTATcttggttagctaatagatttacatagtgtcttccctgtaaaacattttaaaaatcagaaatgatggctggattcacaagatgtgtatctttcatctggtgtcttggacgtgtgatttaatgatatttagatgctactatttacttgtgacgctatgctagtcagcttttttactggtgggggtgctcccgtacccgggattgggaggaagtagaagttaaaataaccctaatttacaaGACAGATTTCGCATGGAGTTGAATCCCTGAAATTaccttactctttcaaatgactgctcgacttgttgactgctcgatccacacagcaaacattgtgggctaggttaggaatgatGTTGCACATGTAGCATTATTACATCCTGTACCTACGTTATACAAGTACGCATGGTAGCGttgacatcggtttttaacaTTGGCGTTACACTAGACCGACCGATAccaatgttggcatttttagctaataatCAGCCGACTCTGATATGTTCACTGATATATCATGCATCCCTACTCTACTGTAATCCACCTCTTTTTATAGTCTTCCTGATGAGAACTTCCCCAGGCTTTCGAACAGAATGTGAAATGCCTGGGCTTCACATTCTGGCTACTCCCCCAAATTATAGCAGAGCTCTCCTATAGCTAGTTAAACACTGCACTGAGCAAaagcaaggcgctacagagggtaatgcgtacggcctaCACCCGgctatgtcagaggaaggccctaaaaattgtcagactccagcctcCCAAGTCAGACTGTTGTTACCGCACGACATGCAGTACCgatgtctggaaccaacaggaccctgaacagcttctacccccaagccgtaagactgctaaatagttagtccaATTAGCTTtgttatctgcattgaccctttttgcactaactctcgaCTCTTGCTTATTATCtttcctgttgcctagtcactttatccgaTGTTCGTATACACCTGTAGTTTACGAAGCACCAACGGTTCTTGTGTGCATACTCACCTTATGTGGTCCCTCATAGATCCCCAGTTACGTGGACCACTGCCCCCTCGCTTCTCCTCTGACCGCACACCACTGAAACAGGCAAATGCTCAAACGTCACCAAGCTCTACTTCACGGAAAAATTGATAAGGGTTACGTGAGGAGTATTGTTCTTACGTTCTATCACTGCCACTGTGGCGCTCGAACTCCCTCTTGCCTCTCTGGTCAAAGCCATCTGTGGATCTTATGTTGCCCCCGCCACGCATTCCTCTTCCACGGCCTCCACCTCGGCCCCTTCCAGGACGCTCACCCTGATCCACAGGCCTGTTggggtagagtcagtagttattaCAGTCCTTGTGGCCAGAGTCAAAACACATACTCTAGACCAACAATAAGCCTTTGTTCTCTCCTAGCTGATCTAAGAAGACTAGAATGGGGGTAAGGAGCATGACTGCTCCACCAAGGGTGCTGTTGGGCCAGGTGGAGTTTGAACTTGCATACAAGTACCCAGTTCTCAGATCTGCAAAGCAGTGTCAGCATAGAAAATAAACTGAAGGAAATTACACATGGAAATCCTTGAATAGCCAGTGTCCCGTTTAATATGTGAAACCAGAAAAATGCCCACCTCGTGTATAACTACCTTTCAATAGAGTATCCTAGGGGTGCTTCACTGTCGTTCTGCCTTCGATCCCGGAAGCCAACTCGGCGCTCCTCTACATGGCCAGGTGCACCTTGAGGATATTTCGGACCTGCACATAAATTAAAGCTTAATGTAGATGACAAATTATGCAACCAGCACCACACAAAACCAGTAGAAGAGCCAACCAATCCAGAGAGGATTCAATTACCTACAATGTAACCaagagctagctagctgttaACTATACCTCTTAGGCATTATCGCGAGGCCACAGCTTGCTTGTTTCTACTGTTTAATGGGTAGTtatacagaagaaaaaaaaacaatatcAAAAGGTTTTACTAAGCCACAGTTCATACACGGAAACCAGTCAagttaaattcattaggccctattctatggatttcacatgactggacaggggtgcagccatgggtgggcagaGGCCAAACCACTTGGTAGCCCAGCCAACCAGAATGAGTTtctcccacaaaagggctttaataCACCACAgaaatatacccccccccccccccccccatgatgtGGGGgcagcttatgatagagaaattaactttaaattatctggaaacagctctggtggacattcctgcagtcagcatgccaattgtactcTCCCTCAACTTGGAGACATGTGGCACTGTTGTGACAACTTCACATTATGAAAGCTgtcttgtccccagcacaagatgcacctgtgtaaagatcatgctgtttaatcagtttcttgacatgccacacctgtcaggtggatgtattattttggcaaaagagaaattctcactaaaaggcattaaaaaaaaaaataacgcaCAATtagaagctttttgtgcgtatggcaAATGtaagtacattttttatttcaggtCATGTTATTTCAAAACTTTAAATGTTgcgtacatttttgttcagtgtaaatgttCAAACATTGCTAACGTGTACAGCTGTGTTATGACCCAAATCCAGGTTTAAGCCATCGTTAGCTAGCTGACTACCGTTGCAGGtctactagctagctagataacgtcaAAGGCCTGTTCTGTAACgacaactaacgttagcttgtatGTGATCGATTTAGCGGCAGCTTTGCTAACTAAGTTGCTAGCAATTTCACGAAAGTAGCACTGATTCAAGTAAAAATAAATAGCTGGAGCAAACTCATGTTGCACCGAACTTGGCTGCCATCTACAGTAGTTAACGTTTCATTTTtggctagctacagtagttaacTACCCAAAGAGTCTAAAACCCAAAGTCCACAATCCCACAGAATTCCATAAAATCGTTACATGGAACACGCGAAGGACAAACAGCAAGAACCTCTATTAGAGTGTAAGTTCAATAGTGAGCAAAGTTCGTCACGCCGCAATTGTGTAAGTTTAACTAACTACACATGCAATACACCCGACACATGCTGTCAATCTTCACTATAAATTGGACACTTTCTTGAAGTAAACTAACTAGCCCTTCACATATCGCATCGACTTACCCTGTAAACTTTTAACGTGTGCATTGTCGCATTCCCCAGCACTCAATGCAGTTCTCCTGTCCTTTTGAGAGTCCTTCTTAACAAGTTTATCTGTAGTGGCAGTTTTTTTAGGCTCATCCTTCTTTTTCTTCTGCTTCTCCACCTGAGCCTCTCGAATGATGTCGAACGGGTCGGCCTCGTCGTCTAAAAGCTGACCAAAACGGTTTGTCACGGCGCACCCAAAACCAGCACTTTCGGTGTCGATGGGCTCTTCAACAATTCCCTTCATGTTGAGAATGAAGTTAACAAAAAAATCTAATGGAATACAATCTGGATTACACCTCTAAATCTATTGACCTTTTTTTACGAGCCGAAGACCTCAATAACAAACATATTGACCCGTGATTAAATCACGACTATTCCACCTGGCTAAAATTAGAACAAACTCACTCGCATATTTGAGCATGCGGTTCGTCCAAAATGGCGGATAATTTATATTCAACCCATAATATTACAATATTATTCATGACGTTAGGACACACCCATTTTTTAACGTCATCATCATACAATAGTTATTGGGCGCGTTCGAGCGGATCACTTTTGTCAAGTTGGTGACAATCGCTGGTCACCACCTTTCAAATTGTGTTGCATTCTTTTACAGCCATCACCTGCATTGTGGAAGGCACTAATTGTTAACCAATCATTAAGTGTTTTGTTTGACCCACGCGAATGGGACAAAAGATGTGACTGAAAGAGGAAGCAACTTTGCCACGATTCATATGTATATAGTGGATACAGAAATGAATGTGATATTTGAGGCTCTCCCCAATTGATAGTACAATGTACACACATATTTACAGTTTGAGACATGCTTAGTTCGACATTACAAAGAAAAACTTATATAAACAATGGCAACACTGCCATGCACTGTGCCTTGCAGTTGGAAAACCAATCTGACTTTTTGGCTGTCACAGATGCACCTTGATTTTCGTCTGCAGTCAGTTGCTTCAGCTATACCTACTTAAACAAGCCAATTATCTCTACACCATATCGGTTTCTGTACTCAAAAAGGCTGCTttaacacaggcagcccaattctgatattttttccactaataggtcttttgaccaatcacatcagatctatTCATCTccgatctttttcagagctgatctgattggaaAAAATACCAATAagtaaaaaaagatcagaattgggctgcctttgTAAATGCAGCCAAAGATAGTCCAAAGAAAATTAGCCCCCCCAATAATTGTACATTATTCATGAGGTGTTAAATGAGGTGTTGAGGTATTATTCATGAGTTGTTGACCGCATTTTTGACATCATATATTCTGTATATCCAGCACCTTGCATACAGTGCCAGTGTGTGAAAATGTCAATTTCTGGTTTATTTATTTAGTCATTTCAAAAGTAAATTCAAATAATTAAATATATCCCTTGATTTAACCAGGTGAAGAGATCCGATCTTTTGCACAGTGTGGCTGCAAAATAGATACCTGTTTTCATCATGCCAATCATCAGAAAATAACACACCACTGCTCATAGCTAATTAAATCAAATGGTTCTCATCATTAGTTGTGATAACCGTTGATCTCAGGCAGCTGTACACCCGTAGCTGGATAATTTTTGACCAACATTTTCTTGGCGATACTTTCTTCATTCTCAACTTAGAAGAAAATGGTGACTTATAAACTTCCATCGATAGTTGCAGGTGGAACGTTGGAATTTAGAAAATTCTATTTAAATTGCTCTATTTAAAGCTTCAATATGTAACTTTAAGGGCATcctaaccaaattcacatagaaatgtgagttacagATCTGTcattttctatgcttcccgttcttatgcgtagctgaaaatacaatagttTTGGTTATTGCAAAGATagttcacagcggtttagatggtccAATGATTCTGTACACTATACATTGCTTGTTGTGTCACACacagaaattaggcaaactattctaATTTTTGCAACCAagaaattacagttgaagtcggaagtttacatacaccttagccaaatacatttaaactcagtttttcacaattcctgacatttaatcctagtaaaaagtccctgtctttggtaagttaggatcaccactttattttaagaaagtaaaatgtcagaataatagtagagaatgatatatttcagctttcatttctttcctcacattcccaatgggttataagttaacatacactcaattagtatttggtagcattgccttcaaattgtttaacttgggtcaaatgtttcgagtagccttccacaagcttcccacaataagttgagtgagttttgacccactcctcctgacagagctggtgtaacttagttaggtttgtaggcctctttgcttgcacatgctttttcagttctgcccacacatgggattgaagtcagggtgttgggatggccactccaataccttgactttgttgcccttaagccattttgccacaactttggaagtatgcttggggtcattgtccatttggaagacccatttgcgaccaagctttaacttcctgactgatgtcttgagatgttgcttcaatatatccacataattttcctacctcatgatgccatctattttgtgaagtgcaccagtccctcctgcagcaaagcacccccacaacatgatgttgccacccccgtgcttcacgtttgggatggtgttcttcggcttttttatttatttaattatttatttttttatttttttattttttttgggggggggggggtggatcagcttaatattgcggaaagaatgttgcttccaatgtaattgtctgcatcatttccaatcccccatatttttgggggtaaatatatatatctattcacgtatgcatacatatacacatatatacatacacataccgacatagacatacatacttttttaaagagtattcctttattattattccctgcaaaccctaccaccgatcccccaattggagtaaactgataaacatttctgtttttaccttcaatttatacatcttatacacattttacagacacagtctactttataatagttctctcttgtttgttcttagtccttcctctatttctgttgtccatccagtttgatttccacttgtaactatgctatttcacaatagctccgcacctatacatatttcacagatcccgtataccctacattgtttatcttgttattagtcccacccttcagctccactcaaccttccccatctatcttccaacatcatccatttcggatttttatttgccatatatttttcaactgtgctgtgatgcttcacaaaagatttgaatcttcctattctcatagcttccacggattgtaaatttaaaaaacatttttgctaaaataattattatattattgattgattgactatggcttttcaaatcatatataacattctattagttgcatgaattttgtacaataatttaaattgaaaaattcgaagttttgaatccggcgttgttttgcgtatcaattcataaaccatgtgccatggaatgggtacatcgaaaatctcttcccaactattttgcaatttatatggcacagctgtaagttttttgttcttcggcttgcaagcctccccctttttcctccaaacataacggtgatcattatggccaaacagttctatttttgtttcatcagaccggaggccatttctccaaaaagtacgatctttgtcccaatgtgcagttgtaaaacatagtcttgcttttttatgtcggttttggagcagtggcttcttccttgctgagcggcctttcaggttatgtcgatataggactcgttttactgtggacatatACTCTTGTACCcggttcctccagcatcttcacaaggtcctttgctgttgttctgggattgatttgcacttttcgcaccaaagtacgttcatctctagaccGAGCGCATCTCCTTCATGAGCGGTATGCCGGatgcgtgttcccatggtgtttatacgtgcataatattgtttgtacagatgaacgtggtaccttcaggcatttggaaattgctcccaaggatgaaccagacttgtgaaggtctaaaaaaaaaattctgaggtcttggataattttcccatgatgtcaagcagaggcactgagtttgaaggtaggccttgaaaaaacatccacaggtacacctccaattgtctcaaattatgtcaattagcctattagaagcttctaaagcagaacatcattttctggaattttccaagctgtttaaagacacagtcaacttagtgtatgtaaacttctgacccactggaattgtgataaagtgaataagtgaaataatctgtctttaaacaattgttggaaaaatgacttgtgtcatgcacaaagtagatgtccttaaccaacttaccaaaactatagtttaacaagacatttgtggagtggttgaaaaacaagttttaatgactccaacctaagtgtatgtaaacttccgacttaaactgtacatAGTGacttctgcatattgcacctttaataataattaaaaaaaatctctGTGAAATAATCAGACTATTTTAGTGGGCCGCTCTAGTGTAATTGGTGTTTCCATTGTCTTGTAATTGCCAGCTGAAAAGTACCCAGGGCCTTGCCTTGGCTCCAACTTAGAGCAGATCCGCCGGAGCCATGGCCCACTGAGACACGGATGCTGGCCCGTGTAGATGGAAACAGACAAGTCTGAGCCTTTTGGGtaaaacactggggtaaatcCTTGAAATGCGGCATAACTTGGAGCTAAGGCAAGGCCCTGGTTACTTTTCAGCTTGCATTTACATATGGCTATCTGTAAACTTTAAAAACACCTCACAAAGCAACGGTCTTGAATGATGGTGGTTGTTGATTCTGCTTGCCACAGTCTTTAGTGTCACACAGAGCCACCATTAACATAAAACACTTGCAGCCCACTAGTGTGGGGGTAAGTCTCACTGGAACAGCAATGGTAG
The Salvelinus fontinalis isolate EN_2023a chromosome 10, ASM2944872v1, whole genome shotgun sequence DNA segment above includes these coding regions:
- the LOC129863899 gene encoding intracellular hyaluronan-binding protein 4-like isoform X1 produces the protein MKGIVEEPIDTESAGFGCAVTNRFGQLLDDEADPFDIIREAQVEKQKKKKDEPKKTATTDKLVKKDSQKDRRTALSAGECDNAHVKSLQGPKYPQGAPGHVEERRVGFRDRRQNDSEAPLGYSIERPVDQGERPGRGRGGGRGRGMRGGGNIRSTDGFDQRGKREFERHSGSDRTGVRSEEKRGGSGPRNWGSMRDHISAAADGAAATEGGDGYEVAETGASLAPENEGEGEAVLEVAVEMSLDEWKALQEQNRPKKEFNLRKADTIVPSNSVVIHKSKKQVEQEEVEEVEEDDAASLRRPANDITAKLKIDFGSLGRPSRGTRGRGGRERGGPATRPETVSPQKPPEKARVQQGQAPNPDDPEDFPALA
- the LOC129863899 gene encoding intracellular hyaluronan-binding protein 4-like isoform X2; the protein is MKGIVEEPIDTESAGFGCAVTNRFGQLLDDEADPFDIIREAQVEKQKKKKDEPKKTATTDKLVKKDSQKDRRTALSAGECDNAHVKSLQGPKYPQGAPGHVEERRVGFRDRRQNDSEAPLGYSIERPVDQGERPGRGRGGGRGRGMRGGGNIRSTDGFDQRGKREFERHSGSDRTGVRSEEKRGGSGPRNWGSMRDHISAAADGAAATEGGDGYEVAETGASLAPENEGEGEAVLEVAVEMSLDEWKALQEQNRPKKEFNLRKADTIVPSNSVVIHKSKKQVEEEVEEVEEDDAASLRRPANDITAKLKIDFGSLGRPSRGTRGRGGRERGGPATRPETVSPQKPPEKARVQQGQAPNPDDPEDFPALA